One genomic window of Luteitalea pratensis includes the following:
- a CDS encoding GDSL-type esterase/lipase family protein, giving the protein MLSRIALTLLLCGSAVTPAFAQGASTWFLAEGASNGTFDEDILVGNPSASTLSVTVRLLPAPDALITPPGTVLEKVFTLPATGRLTVNIRREFPALNGATSAQVSAVVKDTSTPADIVVERSMFFPLTGTPYAGGTGASGVTAPAKRWILAEGAAGVFETFILIANPSAARAAVTVRYLKGDGASVAESTTIEPGNRATLWPSANPALAGQGFSTVVESDQPVVAERAMYFDNFRSGHDALGVTSGRTTWYFAEGFTGGNATIAFETFLLIGNDNPQPASVTATFFRDSGAPLSRTYMVPAQSRFNIWTDQERDASGALLLPGTAFSVRLNSSVPIVAERSVYWGTPSAADPTTPTFPWKEGHVVAGVEQPVAKWAFAEGRQGDDGSGGRYDSFFLVVNPSAVDIDVRATFATEDGTGVTTMVRVPANTRANIWPAAGLTPDFDLLQGRRFAAFLESVGGQPFVAERAMYWNEFNGGHANAGTPWSGTFSTPAQAPVDVQVASMTPTSGRLTGGTSVTIRGQNFGPAPEVRFGGQIVPVTVSPDRTELSWTVPVRNVTTGYGSAGPTEVTVRSQSRFLRAPNFTRYFTVLTFGDSLTWGQVTSYIPGTSMKVSGQASRPYPRQLKMLLSQNPQFGPYALITNAGWPGEFVTVAGGGGNTNPGGVARSARCTAGQPNCFAPTGADPTDYFTPFDVALFLEGINDLNANIAPGFVTAGMKSMVVDAKATSAQVVLELFQSYGKDIFGTESTDPAKVTDYNRRLEGLAAEQQVFRERYAGISMGPDGLHPSQAGYDAMATIAYDKLRDIFRRCGTTGACP; this is encoded by the coding sequence ATGCTGTCCCGGATCGCGCTCACGCTACTGCTTTGCGGCAGCGCGGTGACGCCTGCCTTCGCGCAAGGCGCGAGCACGTGGTTCCTTGCCGAAGGAGCCAGCAACGGCACGTTCGACGAAGACATCCTGGTCGGCAACCCGTCGGCCAGCACGCTCAGCGTGACAGTCAGGTTGCTACCGGCGCCGGACGCCCTGATCACGCCGCCGGGCACCGTGCTCGAGAAGGTCTTCACGCTGCCAGCCACGGGGCGGCTCACCGTCAACATCCGACGCGAGTTCCCTGCCCTGAACGGGGCCACGTCCGCACAGGTGTCAGCCGTCGTCAAGGACACCAGCACACCGGCCGACATCGTCGTCGAACGGTCCATGTTCTTCCCGCTCACGGGCACGCCGTACGCGGGTGGAACGGGCGCGAGCGGTGTGACCGCACCGGCGAAACGCTGGATCCTCGCGGAGGGCGCGGCTGGCGTCTTCGAGACATTCATCCTGATCGCCAACCCCAGTGCGGCGCGAGCCGCGGTCACGGTCCGCTACCTGAAGGGGGACGGCGCCAGCGTGGCCGAGTCGACGACGATCGAGCCTGGCAATCGCGCGACGCTCTGGCCGAGTGCGAATCCGGCGCTGGCAGGCCAGGGGTTCTCTACGGTTGTCGAAAGCGACCAGCCGGTAGTCGCCGAACGGGCGATGTACTTCGACAACTTCCGCAGTGGCCATGACGCGCTCGGCGTCACCAGCGGCCGGACGACTTGGTACTTCGCGGAGGGGTTCACGGGAGGCAACGCGACGATCGCGTTCGAGACGTTCCTGCTGATCGGCAACGACAACCCGCAGCCTGCGTCGGTCACCGCGACGTTCTTCCGCGACAGCGGTGCGCCGCTGAGTCGCACCTACATGGTTCCGGCGCAAAGCCGTTTCAACATCTGGACCGATCAGGAACGCGACGCGAGCGGCGCGCTCCTGCTGCCCGGTACGGCGTTCTCGGTGCGCCTGAACAGCTCCGTGCCGATCGTGGCCGAGCGATCCGTGTACTGGGGCACGCCGTCGGCGGCTGATCCCACCACACCGACGTTTCCGTGGAAAGAGGGGCACGTCGTTGCCGGCGTCGAGCAACCGGTGGCGAAATGGGCTTTCGCAGAGGGACGTCAGGGCGATGACGGGTCCGGCGGGCGTTACGACAGCTTCTTCCTGGTGGTGAATCCATCGGCCGTGGACATCGACGTCCGGGCGACGTTCGCGACCGAAGACGGCACCGGGGTGACGACCATGGTGAGGGTGCCGGCCAACACGCGCGCCAACATCTGGCCAGCCGCGGGCCTCACGCCGGACTTCGATCTGCTCCAGGGCCGACGCTTCGCGGCGTTCCTCGAAAGCGTGGGCGGGCAGCCCTTCGTCGCCGAGCGGGCGATGTACTGGAACGAGTTCAACGGTGGCCATGCCAATGCCGGCACGCCATGGAGCGGGACGTTCAGCACGCCGGCGCAGGCGCCCGTCGACGTGCAGGTGGCGAGCATGACGCCGACATCGGGGCGGCTCACCGGCGGGACCTCGGTGACCATTCGTGGGCAGAACTTCGGCCCCGCGCCGGAGGTGCGGTTCGGCGGACAGATCGTGCCTGTGACGGTCAGCCCCGACCGGACCGAGTTGTCATGGACGGTCCCGGTGCGCAACGTCACGACGGGCTACGGCTCCGCGGGCCCGACCGAGGTGACCGTGAGGTCACAGAGCCGGTTCCTGCGGGCGCCGAACTTCACGCGGTACTTCACTGTCCTCACCTTCGGCGACAGCCTGACCTGGGGACAGGTCACGAGCTATATCCCGGGCACCTCGATGAAGGTCTCGGGCCAGGCGTCGCGCCCGTACCCACGCCAGTTGAAGATGCTGCTGTCGCAGAATCCCCAGTTCGGTCCGTATGCGCTGATCACGAACGCCGGATGGCCCGGAGAGTTCGTCACGGTTGCGGGCGGAGGCGGCAACACGAACCCGGGTGGCGTGGCGCGGTCGGCTCGGTGCACTGCCGGCCAGCCCAATTGCTTCGCACCGACTGGCGCTGACCCGACGGACTACTTCACGCCGTTCGACGTGGCCCTGTTCCTCGAGGGCATCAACGACCTGAACGCCAACATCGCGCCAGGCTTCGTGACCGCCGGCATGAAGAGCATGGTCGTCGACGCCAAGGCGACGAGCGCGCAGGTGGTCCTCGAACTCTTCCAGTCGTACGGCAAGGACATCTTCGGCACCGAGTCGACCGACCCGGCCAAGGTCACTGACTACAACAGGCGGCTCGAAGGACTGGCGGCGGAGCAGCAGGTTTTCCGCGAGCGCTACGCGGGTATCAGCATGGGCCCCGACGGCCTGCATCCGAGCCAGGCAGGCTACGACGCGATGGCGACCATCGCCTACGACAAGTTGCGCGACATCTTCCGCCGCTGCGGCACGACGGGCGCCTGTCCGTAG
- a CDS encoding GDSL-type esterase/lipase family protein — translation MSLRSTHVLRLFCVLSCLLFTPALVWAQDTSRWFLAEGASNAVLEEEILVGNPGAYDLTVTVTLLPDPSAQLAPGTTLSRAFPLQATGRLTVRVAQAFPGLNGAASATVSAVRAGTSTPENIVVERSMYFPDGTRAGGHNASGVTATAQRWILAEGASGMFSTFILVANPNATTVSVRIQYLKSTGDIVTFERTLPANSRTTFWPQVEYPAQLGSAEFSTVVESTEPGKLIVAERAMYFDPSPTGSGFQRSGHDAVGVPEASYEWYFAEGYTGGNAQTAFETFLLLANTNGAATTASVTYQLDSGQTVTRDYALAPNQRLTVWVDQEGRSFDARLKAASFGMTVRATQPIVAERSMYWGTPSAADPTTPTLPWREGHATAGSPVLASRWAFAEGREGEDGSVRPYSTFFLLSNPSASAVNVKATFFTEDGGGVTTTRTIAAGGRANIWTAESALGALANRRFAVAIESTNGGTFVAERAMYAFSDFRAGHVNMGTPWPGVIAAPAHPPATVTITGISPAQVRLSGGEPITISGTGFSIDSEVTLDGIPMTVTSATSTTITAITPVRTATTGFGSVGPSRVRVTASGFTTVAGTIQRVFRVLAIGDSFTEGQLVERIPIPPPPPTPTNPTPVSPGFTQTYSFANPPYPEALEGVLHTDAQYGATADVDNAGFSGECASIAGCSGNPTRGADRIGPLVTARKYDVVIILEGFNDLNAGGSLSGAITALRSMGTTARASGATVVMGRIQVMRSDMLDAIRTMALEEMFTRVDFGASVEIGTDDVHPTQDGYETMAGIVYGVIKGTIK, via the coding sequence ATGTCTTTGCGATCCACACACGTGTTACGGCTGTTCTGTGTCCTCTCCTGCCTGCTGTTCACGCCCGCCTTGGTGTGGGCCCAGGATACGTCGCGCTGGTTCCTTGCCGAGGGCGCGAGCAACGCCGTTCTCGAGGAGGAGATCCTGGTCGGCAACCCGGGCGCATACGACCTGACAGTGACGGTCACGCTCCTGCCAGACCCGAGTGCGCAGCTGGCTCCAGGTACGACGCTGAGCAGGGCCTTCCCGCTGCAGGCGACCGGTCGCCTGACGGTGCGGGTGGCCCAGGCGTTTCCCGGGTTGAACGGCGCCGCCTCGGCAACAGTCTCGGCCGTCAGGGCCGGTACGTCCACGCCCGAGAACATCGTGGTGGAACGGTCGATGTACTTCCCGGATGGGACACGTGCGGGAGGTCACAACGCCAGCGGTGTTACAGCGACGGCTCAGCGATGGATCCTCGCCGAGGGCGCGAGCGGCATGTTCAGCACGTTCATCCTCGTGGCCAATCCGAACGCCACCACGGTGAGTGTGCGCATCCAGTACCTCAAGAGCACGGGAGACATCGTCACGTTCGAGCGGACGCTGCCCGCCAACAGCCGGACGACTTTCTGGCCGCAGGTCGAGTACCCGGCGCAACTCGGATCCGCTGAGTTCTCTACGGTCGTCGAGAGCACCGAGCCCGGCAAATTGATCGTCGCCGAGCGAGCGATGTACTTCGACCCCTCGCCAACCGGGAGCGGCTTTCAGCGCAGCGGACACGATGCCGTCGGCGTGCCCGAGGCCAGCTACGAATGGTACTTCGCCGAGGGCTACACGGGCGGCAACGCGCAGACGGCATTCGAAACCTTTCTGCTGCTCGCCAACACCAATGGCGCCGCCACGACCGCATCCGTGACCTACCAGCTCGATTCGGGCCAGACGGTGACGCGCGACTACGCGCTGGCGCCCAATCAGCGCCTGACTGTGTGGGTCGACCAGGAAGGACGCAGCTTCGATGCGCGCCTCAAGGCCGCGTCGTTCGGGATGACCGTCCGCGCCACACAGCCGATCGTTGCCGAACGGTCGATGTATTGGGGCACGCCGTCGGCCGCAGACCCGACGACACCGACGCTCCCGTGGCGGGAAGGCCATGCCACCGCCGGGTCACCCGTGCTGGCGTCCAGGTGGGCGTTCGCCGAAGGGCGCGAAGGCGAGGACGGGTCGGTACGGCCGTACTCCACGTTCTTCCTGCTCTCGAACCCCTCGGCGTCAGCGGTGAACGTCAAGGCGACGTTCTTCACCGAGGACGGCGGCGGCGTGACGACGACGCGGACGATCGCTGCAGGCGGCCGTGCGAACATCTGGACCGCTGAATCCGCACTCGGCGCCCTCGCCAACCGTCGGTTCGCGGTGGCGATCGAGAGCACCAACGGCGGTACCTTCGTGGCCGAACGCGCGATGTACGCATTCAGCGATTTTCGTGCCGGTCACGTCAACATGGGCACGCCGTGGCCAGGTGTCATCGCCGCGCCTGCGCATCCGCCGGCAACGGTCACGATCACGGGCATCTCGCCGGCCCAGGTGCGCCTCAGTGGCGGCGAGCCGATCACGATCAGCGGCACCGGCTTCTCCATCGACTCGGAAGTCACGCTGGACGGTATTCCGATGACGGTGACGTCCGCGACGAGCACGACGATCACGGCAATCACGCCCGTTCGTACTGCCACGACCGGGTTCGGCTCGGTGGGACCGAGTCGCGTCCGCGTGACGGCGTCCGGGTTCACGACGGTCGCCGGCACCATCCAGCGGGTGTTCCGCGTGCTCGCCATCGGCGACAGCTTCACCGAGGGTCAGTTGGTGGAGCGGATACCGATTCCACCGCCTCCCCCGACGCCGACCAATCCGACGCCGGTCAGCCCGGGCTTTACGCAGACGTACTCGTTTGCCAATCCGCCCTACCCTGAAGCGCTCGAAGGCGTGCTGCACACGGACGCGCAGTACGGGGCCACCGCCGACGTGGACAACGCCGGATTCTCAGGGGAATGCGCGTCGATTGCGGGTTGTTCGGGCAACCCCACCAGAGGGGCGGATCGCATCGGCCCGCTGGTCACCGCCAGGAAGTACGACGTCGTGATCATCCTGGAGGGTTTCAACGACCTGAATGCCGGCGGCTCATTGAGCGGCGCCATCACCGCCCTGCGCTCCATGGGCACGACGGCCCGTGCCTCCGGCGCAACGGTCGTGATGGGCCGCATCCAGGTGATGCGCTCCGACATGTTGGACGCGATCCGGACGATGGCGCTCGAAGAGATGTTCACCCGCGTCGACTTCGGGGCCAGCGTCGAGATCGGGACCGACGACGTTCACCCGACACAGGATGGCTACGAGACGATGGCCGGTATCGTCTACGGCGTGATCAAGGGCACCATCAAGTAG